One stretch of Micromonospora cremea DNA includes these proteins:
- a CDS encoding OsmC family protein — MEIERTSMGNYVARNVRGGEMSMGAGEGASFTPVELLLAAIGGCTAIDVDHITSRRAEPTQFSVEVTGDKIRDEAGGNRMQNLRVEFTVTFPAGADGDRAREALPRSLQQSHERLCTVSRTVELGTPVSIVETAGPTGD, encoded by the coding sequence GTGGAGATCGAGCGGACCAGCATGGGGAACTACGTCGCGCGGAACGTCCGCGGCGGAGAGATGTCGATGGGCGCGGGCGAGGGCGCCAGCTTTACGCCGGTGGAACTGCTTCTGGCTGCCATCGGTGGTTGCACCGCGATAGACGTGGACCACATCACCAGCCGCCGCGCGGAGCCGACCCAGTTCTCCGTCGAAGTCACCGGCGACAAGATCCGGGACGAGGCCGGAGGAAACCGGATGCAGAACCTGAGGGTCGAGTTCACCGTGACGTTTCCGGCGGGCGCGGACGGCGACAGGGCGCGCGAGGCGCTGCCCCGGTCGCTGCAGCAGTCGCACGAACGGCTCTGCACCGTCTCCCGTACCGTCGAACTGGGCACTCCCGTCTCGATCGTCGAGACTGCCGGGCCCACCGGGGACTGA
- a CDS encoding TetR/AcrR family transcriptional regulator → MAEQAETLRRTPLSRDRILRAAVALADGAGIESLSMRNLAQDLGVVPMALYKHVANKDELLDGMIDVVVGEIHPPVPDADWKRAVRQRILSARQALQRHPWAPLAIESRNMATPAILAYLDSMIGTFRAGGFSVDLAHHVMHAMGSRILGFSQELFDASRRAGRSGTTNPDPPAALPPEIAARFPHVAEIAMAASHDDASVLGQGCDDQFEFEFALDLLLDGIERLQEQGWASPRRLR, encoded by the coding sequence ATGGCTGAGCAGGCTGAGACGCTGCGCCGGACGCCGCTGAGCAGGGACCGGATCCTGCGCGCCGCCGTCGCGCTCGCCGACGGGGCCGGGATCGAGTCCCTCAGCATGCGCAATCTCGCTCAGGATCTGGGCGTCGTGCCGATGGCCCTCTACAAGCACGTGGCCAACAAGGACGAACTGCTCGACGGCATGATCGACGTGGTCGTCGGCGAGATCCATCCGCCCGTGCCCGACGCCGACTGGAAGCGTGCGGTCCGCCAGCGCATCCTCTCGGCGCGGCAGGCGCTGCAGCGCCACCCGTGGGCGCCGCTCGCGATCGAGTCGCGGAACATGGCGACGCCGGCCATCCTGGCCTACCTCGACTCGATGATCGGGACGTTCCGGGCCGGCGGGTTCTCCGTCGATCTCGCCCACCACGTGATGCACGCGATGGGCAGCCGAATCCTGGGCTTCAGCCAGGAGCTGTTCGACGCCTCCCGGCGCGCCGGCCGCTCCGGCACGACCAACCCGGACCCACCGGCGGCCCTACCACCGGAGATCGCGGCCAGATTCCCGCACGTCGCGGAGATCGCCATGGCGGCGTCCCACGACGACGCGTCCGTTCTGGGGCAGGGCTGTGACGACCAGTTCGAGTTCGAGTTCGCGCTGGACCTGCTTCTGGACGGCATCGAACGGCTGCAAGAGCAGGGCTGGGCATCGCCACGCCGGCTCCGCTGA
- a CDS encoding pyridoxal phosphate-dependent decarboxylase family protein, which produces MTSISPDRRGFDSALDPSAEQIRDMVAHAVDWVAAYHDSVRDLPIAPRTSAAGLKDLLAEPLPVEGRDFADLLRVFREVVVPGTRHNGHPRFFGYVSAPGTAVAAVADLLASTLNANLTAWRSAPAPAELEHVVIDWIKEALGCDPGAGGLLTSGGSMANFTALAAARHRHCGDTVATHGMAAHPAPLRVYASTETHHSIHKAAALLGIGRTNVREIQVDAHFRMDVDALVRTIEEDRIAGAEPFCVVANAGTVVTGAVDPLADIAAVARGYGLWMHVDACYGGFARLAPSTRPLFDGLSEADSIALDPHKWLYLPADCGCLIYRDPEAARPAFSLDADYTRVMQTEPAEAFAFWDYGPDLSRRFRALKVWMTLAHAGSRAVGDAIESNIDCARHLAELIDGSDDFELLAPVELSIFCFRYLPPSAQAGSRSQTDEEQLDRLNERIMAVLQQGGSSYLSNATINGRFALRGCVLNYRTTRHDMQILLDDVRRAAEQVAEETHP; this is translated from the coding sequence ATGACTTCGATCTCACCAGATCGGCGCGGTTTCGACTCCGCCCTGGACCCCTCGGCGGAGCAGATCCGGGACATGGTTGCCCACGCTGTCGACTGGGTCGCCGCCTACCACGACTCCGTCCGTGACCTGCCCATAGCCCCGCGAACCTCCGCCGCCGGGCTGAAGGATCTGCTCGCCGAGCCACTGCCCGTCGAGGGCCGGGACTTCGCCGACCTGCTCAGGGTCTTTCGTGAGGTGGTCGTACCCGGCACCCGGCACAACGGGCACCCCCGCTTCTTCGGGTATGTCTCGGCCCCGGGTACCGCCGTCGCCGCGGTGGCCGACTTACTCGCGTCGACGCTGAACGCGAACCTCACCGCGTGGCGTTCGGCACCGGCTCCCGCCGAGCTGGAACACGTGGTCATCGACTGGATCAAGGAGGCCCTCGGCTGCGACCCGGGCGCCGGTGGCCTGCTCACGAGTGGCGGCTCGATGGCCAACTTCACCGCCCTCGCCGCCGCCCGACACCGCCACTGCGGCGACACGGTCGCCACCCACGGCATGGCCGCCCACCCGGCGCCGCTGCGCGTCTACGCGTCCACCGAGACCCACCACTCGATCCACAAGGCCGCCGCGCTGCTCGGCATAGGGCGGACCAACGTCCGCGAGATCCAGGTGGACGCTCACTTCCGGATGGACGTCGACGCCCTCGTCCGCACCATCGAGGAAGACCGGATCGCCGGGGCGGAACCATTCTGCGTCGTGGCGAACGCGGGCACCGTCGTCACCGGCGCGGTCGACCCGCTCGCCGACATAGCGGCGGTCGCCCGGGGGTACGGGCTGTGGATGCACGTCGACGCTTGCTATGGCGGCTTCGCGCGGCTCGCCCCCTCGACCCGTCCGCTCTTCGACGGCTTGTCGGAGGCCGACTCGATCGCCCTCGACCCACACAAATGGCTCTACCTGCCCGCAGACTGCGGATGCCTCATCTACCGCGACCCCGAGGCGGCACGGCCCGCCTTCAGCTTGGACGCCGACTACACCAGGGTCATGCAGACCGAACCGGCCGAGGCCTTCGCCTTCTGGGACTACGGCCCGGACCTTTCTCGGCGTTTCCGGGCGCTCAAGGTCTGGATGACGCTGGCGCACGCCGGGTCGCGAGCGGTCGGCGACGCGATCGAGAGCAACATCGACTGCGCCCGTCACCTGGCCGAGCTCATCGACGGCAGCGACGACTTCGAGTTGCTCGCGCCGGTCGAACTCTCCATCTTCTGCTTCCGCTACCTGCCGCCGAGCGCACAAGCCGGCTCGCGGTCGCAGACCGATGAGGAGCAACTCGACCGCCTCAACGAACGAATCATGGCGGTACTGCAGCAAGGCGGCAGCTCGTACCTGTCGAACGCGACCATCAACGGTCGCTTCGCGCTGCGCGGCTGCGTGCTCAATTACCGCACCACCCGACACGACATGCAGATCCTGCTCGACGACGTACGCCGCGCTGCCGAGCAGGTGGCCGAGGAGACACACCCTTGA
- a CDS encoding RNA polymerase subunit sigma-70: MSADTRLEELGVSGLGEVDEPAFSGLAERHRRELHVHCYRMLGSFEDAEDTVQETFLRAWRRRDTFEGRSTFRAWLYRIATNACLDLLAKRRPEPATGGEVLWLQPYPDRLLDELPAGDADEPETVAVARETIELAYLVAVQHLAPRPRAVLILRDVLGWPAKDVAELLGDSVNSVNSALQRARAGMREHLPAERQDWTGGEEDADTRELVRRFTDASVATDIDRLAALLRDDVRCSMPPTPGLHVGRDTVVNDWVADGFEGMQGLRAVVTSVNRQPAVAFYLWRDREGAYLPLTIDVLRVTGGAITEIVIFHADQFPRLGLPESLPADGTE, from the coding sequence ATGAGTGCGGACACGCGGCTGGAGGAGCTGGGCGTGAGCGGTCTGGGCGAGGTCGACGAGCCGGCGTTCTCGGGGCTGGCGGAGCGCCACCGGCGGGAGCTGCACGTGCACTGCTACCGGATGCTCGGGTCGTTCGAGGACGCCGAGGACACCGTGCAGGAGACGTTCCTCCGTGCCTGGCGGCGGCGGGACACCTTCGAGGGGCGGTCGACGTTCCGGGCCTGGCTGTACCGGATCGCCACCAACGCCTGCCTGGACCTGCTCGCCAAGCGCCGCCCGGAGCCCGCGACCGGCGGCGAGGTGCTGTGGCTGCAGCCCTACCCGGACCGGCTGCTCGACGAGCTGCCCGCGGGCGACGCGGACGAGCCGGAGACCGTCGCCGTCGCGCGGGAGACGATCGAGCTGGCGTACCTGGTCGCAGTCCAGCACCTCGCGCCGCGCCCGCGGGCCGTGCTGATCCTGCGGGACGTGCTCGGCTGGCCGGCGAAGGACGTCGCGGAGCTCCTCGGGGACTCCGTCAACTCGGTGAACAGCGCGCTGCAGCGGGCCCGCGCCGGCATGCGGGAGCACCTGCCTGCCGAGCGGCAGGACTGGACCGGCGGCGAGGAGGACGCCGATACGCGCGAGCTGGTGCGCCGCTTCACCGACGCCAGCGTGGCCACGGACATCGACAGGCTCGCCGCACTGCTGCGGGACGACGTGCGCTGCTCGATGCCGCCCACGCCGGGCCTGCACGTCGGCCGCGACACGGTGGTGAACGACTGGGTCGCGGACGGCTTCGAGGGCATGCAGGGTCTGCGCGCCGTCGTCACCTCCGTGAACCGGCAGCCCGCCGTCGCCTTCTACCTCTGGCGGGATCGGGAGGGCGCATACCTGCCGCTGACGATCGACGTCCTGCGCGTCACCGGCGGGGCGATCACCGAGATCGTCATCTTCCACGCCGACCAGTTCCCGCGGCTCGGGCTGCCGGAGAGCCTGCCGGCGGACGGCACGGAGTAG
- a CDS encoding YciI family protein, which translates to MAKYLLLKHYRGAPAAVNDVPMAQWSPEEISAHVQYMNDFAARLEKAGEFVDGQALAPEGAWVRYDGEGRPPVTDGPFAETKDLIAGWMIIDVDNYERAVELAGELSAAPGAGGKPIHEWLELRPFLTEPPTITE; encoded by the coding sequence ATGGCCAAGTACCTGCTGCTCAAGCACTACCGCGGCGCTCCGGCTGCGGTCAACGACGTGCCGATGGCCCAGTGGAGCCCGGAGGAGATCTCGGCGCATGTGCAGTACATGAACGACTTCGCGGCCCGGCTGGAGAAGGCGGGCGAGTTCGTCGACGGTCAGGCGCTCGCCCCCGAGGGAGCGTGGGTCCGTTACGACGGTGAGGGGCGCCCGCCGGTCACCGACGGACCGTTCGCGGAGACCAAGGACCTCATCGCCGGCTGGATGATCATCGACGTCGACAACTACGAACGCGCCGTCGAGCTGGCCGGGGAGCTGTCGGCTGCCCCCGGTGCGGGCGGCAAGCCGATCCACGAGTGGCTCGAGCTGCGCCCGTTCCTGACCGAGCCGCCCACCATCACGGAGTGA
- a CDS encoding RNA polymerase sigma factor encodes MDEALLRSLTPSVLTVLVRRGADFAAGEDAVQDALVEAVRVWPADPPRDPKGWLVTVAWRKFLDATRADAARRRREDLVDEEPAPGPAPAVDDTLQLYFLCAHPSLTPSSAVALTLRAVGGLTTRQIAQAYLVPEATMAQRISRAKRTVSGVRFDQPGDVATVLRVLYLVFNEGYSGDVDLAAEAIRLTRQLAAAIDHPEVAGLLALMLLHHARRATRTAPDGSLVPLAEQDRGRWDTRSIAEGVEILQAALARDRLGEFQAQAAIAALHADAPTAEETDWVQIVEWYDELARLTDNPVVRLNRAVAVGEADGPRAGLAALAALNDAFPRHTAVAAYLHERDGDLDRAARLYVEAAKKAPNLAERDHLTRQAARLNARRCR; translated from the coding sequence ATGGACGAGGCACTGCTCCGGAGCCTCACGCCGAGCGTGCTCACCGTCCTCGTCCGCCGCGGAGCCGACTTCGCGGCGGGCGAGGACGCCGTGCAGGACGCGCTGGTCGAGGCGGTCCGGGTCTGGCCGGCCGATCCGCCGCGGGACCCGAAGGGCTGGCTGGTCACCGTGGCCTGGCGCAAGTTCCTCGACGCGACGCGGGCGGACGCCGCCCGCCGCCGGCGTGAGGACCTCGTCGACGAGGAGCCGGCGCCCGGGCCGGCGCCCGCGGTGGACGACACGCTCCAGCTCTACTTCCTGTGCGCCCACCCGTCGCTGACGCCGTCGTCCGCGGTCGCGCTCACGCTGCGCGCCGTCGGCGGGCTGACCACCCGCCAGATCGCCCAGGCCTACCTGGTGCCCGAGGCGACCATGGCGCAGCGCATCAGCCGGGCCAAGCGCACAGTCTCCGGCGTACGGTTCGACCAGCCCGGCGACGTCGCCACCGTGCTGCGCGTCCTCTATTTGGTCTTCAACGAGGGCTACTCCGGCGACGTCGACCTCGCCGCCGAAGCCATCCGGCTCACCCGGCAACTCGCGGCCGCGATCGACCACCCCGAGGTGGCGGGGCTGCTCGCCCTCATGCTGCTCCACCACGCCCGCCGGGCCACCCGGACCGCGCCCGACGGCAGCCTGGTGCCGCTCGCCGAACAGGACCGCGGCCGATGGGACACCAGGTCGATCGCCGAGGGCGTCGAGATCCTGCAGGCGGCCCTCGCCCGCGACCGGCTGGGCGAGTTCCAGGCCCAGGCCGCCATCGCGGCCCTGCACGCTGACGCACCCACCGCCGAGGAGACCGACTGGGTGCAGATCGTCGAGTGGTACGACGAGCTCGCACGCCTGACCGACAACCCGGTCGTCCGGCTCAACCGCGCAGTGGCCGTCGGCGAGGCCGACGGACCGCGCGCCGGTCTGGCGGCGCTCGCGGCGCTGAACGACGCGTTCCCCCGTCACACGGCGGTGGCGGCGTACCTCCACGAACGCGACGGCGATCTGGACAGGGCGGCACGGCTGTACGTCGAGGCGGCCAAGAAGGCCCCGAACCTTGCCGAGCGCGACCACCTGACGCGCCAGGCCGCCCGGCTCAACGCCCGCCGGTGTCGCTGA
- a CDS encoding SWIM zinc finger family protein: protein MNAVQTYRYLQPSALRAAGLDLQTCGGPAANPRFFSGFLTTPAAAAAGLLAVAEVARTRYHQPVSPASLDPVVTGSRERLRFESFSGCCGVYARMDVIPAGFDGEVVGHGTTNVDVNPPLREALARMGGIEPLHVAVGPDDLTVSTMEGAVVERKVPLPGRWLRGFAEVQVLTAGFEPRAEIPAAEAAAFLRRLPGAGDRSVLWAVPAGRTLRLTSRPAPGAVCLAGAGRLAALRGLLRHARTLRVYGPGVRAGSPAAPSTWELDTGALRLSLTLSPEPYRGFSGEGAALLALAGDEVIDDAELVGRLLSWDPTIDVAALADAAGLPDDQVRAALAQLGTAGRVGYDVAEGAYFHRVMPYDASRAERDNPRLVGARTQARQGAVRRDGEHATVRSGDEEYRVRRLPDGNFTCSCRWWAKHRGQRGPCKHALAVSMVVAPAEVGA, encoded by the coding sequence GTGAACGCCGTCCAGACGTACCGATACCTCCAGCCGTCCGCCCTGCGCGCAGCTGGCCTCGACCTCCAGACCTGCGGTGGCCCGGCGGCCAACCCGCGTTTCTTCTCCGGGTTTCTCACCACACCTGCTGCTGCGGCCGCTGGCCTGCTCGCCGTGGCCGAGGTGGCCCGCACGCGCTACCACCAGCCGGTCAGCCCGGCCAGCCTGGACCCGGTGGTGACCGGCAGCCGGGAGCGGTTGCGCTTCGAGTCCTTCTCCGGTTGCTGCGGGGTGTACGCCCGGATGGACGTCATCCCGGCCGGCTTCGACGGCGAGGTCGTCGGGCACGGCACCACCAACGTCGACGTCAACCCGCCGCTGCGGGAGGCGCTCGCCCGGATGGGTGGAATCGAGCCGCTGCACGTGGCCGTCGGCCCGGACGACCTCACCGTTTCCACCATGGAGGGCGCGGTGGTGGAGCGGAAGGTCCCACTGCCGGGGCGCTGGCTGCGGGGCTTCGCCGAGGTGCAGGTGCTCACCGCCGGGTTCGAACCGCGCGCCGAGATCCCCGCCGCCGAGGCGGCCGCGTTCCTGCGCCGGCTGCCCGGGGCCGGCGACCGCTCGGTGCTCTGGGCGGTGCCGGCCGGGCGTACCCTCCGGCTGACCTCGCGGCCCGCACCGGGGGCCGTCTGCCTGGCCGGCGCGGGGCGGCTCGCGGCGCTGCGCGGACTGCTCCGGCACGCGCGCACCCTGCGGGTGTACGGGCCGGGCGTGCGCGCCGGTTCGCCGGCCGCGCCGAGCACGTGGGAGCTGGACACCGGGGCGTTGCGGCTGTCGCTGACACTCTCTCCCGAGCCGTACCGGGGGTTCTCCGGCGAGGGAGCCGCTCTGCTCGCGCTCGCCGGTGACGAGGTGATCGACGACGCGGAGCTGGTCGGCAGGCTGCTCTCCTGGGATCCGACGATCGACGTCGCCGCGCTGGCGGACGCGGCCGGCCTGCCCGACGACCAGGTCCGCGCCGCCCTGGCCCAGCTCGGCACGGCCGGACGGGTCGGCTACGACGTCGCCGAGGGCGCGTACTTCCACCGGGTGATGCCCTACGACGCGAGCCGGGCCGAGCGGGACAACCCCCGCCTGGTCGGCGCGCGGACGCAGGCGCGCCAGGGCGCGGTCCGCCGCGACGGGGAGCACGCCACGGTACGCAGCGGCGACGAGGAGTACCGGGTACGCCGGCTGCCCGACGGGAACTTCACCTGCTCCTGTCGATGGTGGGCGAAGCACCGAGGCCAGCGCGGACCGTGCAAGCACGCCCTCGCGGTGTCCATGGTCGTGGCGCCGGCGGAGGTGGGGGCGTGA
- a CDS encoding VOC family protein has translation MSDIREAVAFYEGKLGLQVLRSGPSATIADGSRVYGSGGGPALNVYQSATAGKTSATLATWYVDDIDQIVDELTSSGVEFTRYDQFEHDAKGITARAGGGRIAWFQDPDGNTFALEADV, from the coding sequence GTGTCCGACATCCGAGAGGCGGTCGCGTTCTACGAAGGCAAACTGGGCCTACAGGTGCTGCGGTCCGGCCCCAGCGCCACCATCGCCGACGGCAGCCGCGTCTATGGTTCAGGTGGCGGGCCGGCGCTGAACGTGTACCAGTCGGCCACTGCCGGGAAGACCTCGGCGACACTGGCGACGTGGTACGTCGACGACATCGACCAGATCGTCGACGAGCTCACCTCGTCCGGCGTCGAGTTCACCCGCTACGACCAGTTCGAGCACGACGCCAAGGGGATCACCGCTCGGGCCGGTGGTGGACGTATCGCGTGGTTCCAGGATCCGGACGGCAACACCTTCGCCCTCGAAGCCGACGTCTGA
- a CDS encoding NADP-dependent oxidoreductase produces the protein MFALQFHQFGGPEVLQVGSADTPTPRAGEIRVRVRAGGVSPVDLGLRSGTTPMSTRLSLPHIPGVDAAGVVDVVGPGVTAVAPGDEVFGTVNVARLGGAHAEFAVLRLWTHKPAAMPWAQAGAAGSSIETATRALNLLDLREGMSIVIDGAAGGVGSAAVQLAAARGAHVIGTGRSDNHAFMTELGATPTTYGPGLQHRIAALGVTKVDRALDIAGAGSLPELIEITGAPAKVVTLADFAAARHSVRISTGQLGGEPDGRHGLAEAAALFVEGRFRMPIETVFPLDQAAAAHTAAGEGSRRGKIALIVSDDRQAHDDEPRRQAPVSDTGGR, from the coding sequence GTGTTCGCCCTTCAGTTCCACCAGTTCGGCGGCCCCGAGGTTCTCCAGGTCGGTAGCGCCGACACGCCAACCCCCAGGGCCGGCGAGATCCGCGTGCGGGTGCGAGCAGGCGGAGTCTCGCCCGTTGATCTCGGCCTCCGGTCCGGGACCACCCCGATGAGCACGCGACTGTCGCTACCGCACATTCCGGGCGTCGACGCGGCCGGAGTTGTCGACGTGGTCGGTCCAGGTGTCACGGCCGTCGCCCCGGGCGACGAAGTGTTCGGCACCGTGAACGTCGCCCGGCTCGGCGGCGCCCACGCCGAATTCGCGGTATTGCGGCTCTGGACCCACAAGCCCGCCGCGATGCCGTGGGCACAAGCCGGAGCCGCAGGATCAAGCATCGAAACCGCCACCCGGGCCCTCAACCTCCTCGACCTCCGCGAAGGAATGAGCATCGTCATCGACGGCGCCGCCGGCGGTGTCGGCAGTGCCGCCGTTCAACTCGCCGCCGCACGCGGCGCACACGTCATCGGGACCGGACGGTCCGACAACCACGCCTTCATGACCGAGCTGGGCGCGACCCCGACCACGTACGGCCCGGGCCTTCAACACCGCATCGCCGCACTCGGCGTGACCAAGGTCGACCGCGCACTCGACATCGCCGGGGCGGGCTCGCTTCCGGAACTGATCGAGATCACCGGCGCCCCCGCGAAGGTGGTGACCCTCGCCGACTTCGCCGCGGCCCGGCACAGCGTCCGCATCTCGACGGGACAGCTCGGGGGCGAACCCGACGGACGCCACGGCCTTGCCGAGGCAGCGGCACTGTTCGTTGAGGGCCGCTTCCGGATGCCGATCGAGACAGTGTTTCCCCTCGACCAAGCTGCCGCCGCGCACACCGCCGCAGGTGAAGGCTCCCGTCGAGGCAAGATCGCCCTCATCGTCAGCGACGACAGGCAGGCACATGACGATGAACCCAGGAGGCAGGCGCCCGTCAGCGACACCGGCGGGCGTTGA
- a CDS encoding NAD(P)-dependent alcohol dehydrogenase has protein sequence MKAIVQDRYGPPETLTLADVDAPVPAADEVLVRVEAAALNAYDWHAMRGDPRMARLAFGRSAPRARIRGRDFAGRVEAVGTHVRQVRTGDAVFGDLGDANGAFAEYVCVPETLVAAKPANLTPQQAAALPLAGTTALMGLCGVGQVEPGHRVLINGASGGVGTLAVQLAKVLGATVTGVCSTRNVDLVRSLGADHVVDYTRDDFARETRRYDIVFDLVGNRSLTALRRVLTPTGTLVLSGGGVYRGGSLVGPIGLIARGRLLAPFVRHRIVILTTAPGRQHLDTLRAHAETGRLTPVIDRTYPLHEVPQAMRYLEGEHARAKVVITV, from the coding sequence ATGAAGGCGATCGTCCAAGACCGATACGGCCCGCCGGAGACGCTCACGCTCGCGGACGTGGACGCGCCGGTGCCTGCCGCCGACGAAGTGCTCGTGCGGGTGGAGGCCGCCGCGCTCAACGCGTACGACTGGCATGCCATGCGTGGCGATCCACGGATGGCGCGGTTGGCGTTCGGCCGGTCAGCGCCCCGGGCGCGCATCCGTGGCCGGGATTTCGCCGGCCGGGTTGAGGCCGTCGGCACCCACGTTCGACAGGTGCGCACGGGCGATGCCGTGTTCGGCGACCTCGGCGACGCCAACGGCGCGTTCGCAGAGTACGTATGCGTGCCCGAGACCCTGGTCGCGGCGAAGCCGGCGAACCTGACGCCGCAACAGGCGGCCGCGCTGCCGCTGGCCGGCACCACCGCGCTCATGGGTCTGTGCGGCGTCGGGCAGGTCGAGCCCGGCCACCGCGTTCTCATCAACGGCGCCTCCGGCGGCGTCGGCACTCTGGCGGTCCAACTGGCCAAGGTGCTCGGCGCGACCGTGACCGGCGTGTGTAGCACCCGCAATGTCGATCTGGTCCGTTCCCTCGGCGCCGACCACGTCGTCGACTACACCCGCGACGACTTCGCCCGGGAGACCCGCCGCTACGACATCGTGTTCGACCTGGTCGGCAACCGCTCACTCACCGCGCTCCGGCGGGTTCTGACCCCGACCGGGACGCTGGTGCTCTCCGGCGGCGGCGTGTACCGCGGAGGCAGCCTCGTCGGACCGATCGGGCTCATCGCGCGCGGGCGCCTGCTGGCACCGTTCGTCCGACACCGCATCGTCATCCTCACGACGGCACCCGGCCGGCAGCACCTCGACACGCTCCGCGCCCACGCCGAAACCGGCCGCCTCACCCCGGTCATCGACCGGACCTATCCGCTGCACGAGGTGCCGCAGGCCATGCGATACCTCGAAGGTGAGCACGCGCGGGCGAAGGTCGTCATCACCGTCTGA
- a CDS encoding DUF6069 family protein, producing MSSMNDTGAVAAPASGQTSHSRRLRGLAGTGFVATLAAMVATTLAAALARAVGVDFEVPDGGGTIPLSGFAVVTGFFSVVGIVVAVALLRWSARPAERFVWTAVSLSAISLVPPLLSGASTATTTALLALHLVPATVMIPTLARSLRTRTD from the coding sequence ATGAGCAGCATGAATGACACCGGGGCCGTCGCAGCCCCGGCATCGGGCCAGACCAGCCACAGCCGCCGACTCCGCGGGCTCGCCGGCACCGGCTTCGTTGCCACGCTCGCAGCGATGGTGGCCACCACCCTCGCCGCTGCGCTTGCCCGGGCCGTCGGCGTCGACTTCGAGGTCCCCGATGGTGGCGGGACGATCCCGTTGTCCGGGTTCGCCGTGGTGACCGGCTTCTTCTCGGTCGTGGGCATCGTCGTTGCCGTCGCTCTTCTTCGTTGGAGCGCCCGCCCCGCCGAGCGATTCGTGTGGACGGCAGTGTCGCTGAGCGCGATCTCGTTGGTCCCGCCCCTCCTCTCCGGGGCGAGCACCGCCACCACCACCGCCCTCCTCGCGCTACACCTCGTCCCTGCGACGGTGATGATCCCCACCCTGGCGCGGAGCCTCCGCACCCGGACCGATTGA
- a CDS encoding TetR/AcrR family transcriptional regulator, producing MSRIERSDARANRERVVTAARGAFAEGGLEVPVREVARRSGVGIATVYRHFPTRADLVTAVLSERVAVCSAEMRQAMADPDPWGALSGTILRFADRQIQDRGLNEALLGSHEAGLAFRRERKEHSAALETLVGRAHAAGVLREGVAVEDVRVGLVAIASFRALPPERRAVLIRRLGKLLLAGLRASN from the coding sequence ATGTCTCGGATCGAGCGCTCAGACGCTCGGGCGAACCGTGAACGCGTCGTGACCGCGGCGCGCGGCGCGTTCGCCGAGGGTGGGCTCGAGGTACCCGTCCGGGAGGTGGCTCGCCGTTCGGGTGTTGGTATCGCGACTGTCTACCGGCATTTCCCGACGCGGGCGGACCTCGTCACGGCGGTGCTCTCCGAGCGGGTCGCTGTGTGCAGTGCCGAGATGCGCCAGGCGATGGCAGATCCTGATCCGTGGGGGGCGCTCTCCGGCACCATTCTGCGGTTCGCGGACCGGCAGATACAGGACCGCGGGCTCAACGAGGCGCTGCTCGGATCGCACGAAGCCGGACTCGCGTTCAGACGGGAGCGGAAAGAGCATTCAGCCGCCCTCGAAACGCTCGTCGGACGGGCACACGCTGCGGGAGTCCTCCGCGAAGGTGTCGCGGTCGAAGACGTCCGAGTCGGCCTTGTGGCGATCGCTTCCTTTCGGGCGCTGCCGCCTGAAAGGAGAGCTGTACTGATTCGAAGGCTGGGCAAACTACTGCTAGCGGGTCTCCGCGCTTCGAACTGA